A section of the Roseivirga sp. BDSF3-8 genome encodes:
- a CDS encoding alpha/beta hydrolase, whose product MSLLKKLLKWSGLLIGVLLIIFIAFLIIPEPVDVLPITPRESTRYWDMKEGFRLAYTHLPGDPAGAAPIVFLHGGPGGYVHSSIIETMAEISTLGHDVYLYDQRGSGLSDRMPRYSDISFDKHLQDLHEVITEKIGARQVILMGQSFGSILIAHYSARYPDHVAGLIFSSPGTLLPHRRVKGQYADLDSLYPAPDTLQFRNPYDFVDDVNLTAAKPKAIVATLGALLLDKKLISDEQMDQVLNNLAAKFTRGMVCDPANVLPEEGGGGLYAYLATNQVNQPEIRRALQNVQAPALILQGQCEHIPFSAAYEYAALYPRSRYEMIENAGHEIWWEEPDKYIGLIREFLTQHRPGTAGGAPGKD is encoded by the coding sequence ATGTCTTTACTGAAAAAACTACTGAAATGGTCCGGCTTGCTTATAGGTGTGCTTCTGATCATTTTTATCGCCTTCCTCATTATACCGGAGCCGGTGGATGTATTGCCCATCACGCCCCGTGAAAGCACCCGCTACTGGGACATGAAGGAGGGCTTTCGGCTGGCCTACACGCACCTGCCGGGTGACCCGGCCGGAGCTGCCCCTATCGTATTTCTGCATGGCGGCCCTGGGGGGTATGTACATAGCAGCATAATAGAAACCATGGCTGAGATAAGCACCCTGGGGCATGATGTGTACCTGTATGACCAGCGCGGCTCAGGCCTTTCTGATCGTATGCCACGCTACTCAGACATTAGCTTTGACAAGCATCTGCAGGACCTTCATGAAGTCATTACGGAAAAGATAGGGGCCAGGCAGGTCATACTCATGGGACAGAGCTTTGGCAGCATACTCATCGCTCACTATTCTGCCCGGTATCCGGATCATGTGGCCGGCCTGATCTTCAGCTCGCCGGGCACGCTATTACCTCATCGCAGGGTAAAGGGACAATATGCCGACCTTGACTCGCTGTATCCTGCGCCGGACACCCTGCAGTTTCGTAATCCCTATGATTTTGTAGATGATGTGAACCTCACGGCGGCCAAGCCTAAGGCCATCGTAGCCACCCTGGGCGCTTTGCTGCTGGATAAGAAACTGATCTCTGATGAGCAGATGGACCAGGTACTTAATAACCTGGCGGCTAAGTTTACCCGGGGCATGGTGTGTGACCCGGCCAATGTACTCCCGGAAGAGGGCGGGGGAGGCCTGTACGCCTACCTGGCCACTAACCAGGTAAACCAGCCGGAAATAAGGCGGGCACTGCAAAACGTGCAGGCTCCGGCCCTGATCCTACAGGGGCAGTGTGAGCATATCCCTTTTTCCGCGGCCTATGAGTATGCAGCGCTTTACCCCCGCAGTCGCTACGAAATGATAGAAAACGCAGGCCACGAGATATGGTGGGAGGAGCCGGATAAGTATATCGGACTCATCAGGGAGTTTTTAACCCAACACCGGCCGGGGACAGCCGGCGGCGCCCCCGGCAAAGACTAA
- a CDS encoding DUF3137 domain-containing protein, whose translation MKFLSTEELDRVFRDTLQAKLEALEGPRKKILYLSIGVVLLIAISFTLFQLNLPAAGIIMILVTIGLVIYTVSLYKEFRRTFKKQIVETLVKLVNPEWTYEAEESLTEEEYWGSGLFTKRHSNFKGDDLIYGRIEKTDFRCSEIKTTYSTGGENSSTRIIFWGLLFHADFNKHFSGRTYVRQKNIYGLNLNINLDFLKKDTDPREVEMENPEFEAYFNVTSTDQVEARYLLTPTIMEAILELHKRFNRKINVSFVGNRVYCGVAFETELFEPEITKSNVSFGQILMLYNTIQLNALLVHELNLNTRIWTKV comes from the coding sequence ATGAAGTTTCTGAGCACAGAGGAGTTGGACCGGGTATTCAGGGATACCCTGCAGGCAAAGCTGGAAGCACTGGAGGGACCCCGCAAGAAGATACTCTACCTTTCCATAGGCGTTGTACTTCTCATTGCTATCAGCTTTACGCTATTTCAGCTAAACCTGCCTGCCGCCGGCATCATAATGATCCTGGTCACGATCGGCCTGGTCATCTACACGGTATCCTTGTACAAGGAATTCCGCCGTACCTTTAAAAAGCAGATAGTGGAAACGCTGGTAAAGCTCGTGAACCCTGAATGGACTTACGAGGCGGAGGAGTCCCTCACGGAAGAGGAGTACTGGGGCAGTGGCCTGTTTACCAAAAGGCACAGCAACTTTAAGGGGGACGACCTTATCTATGGCCGTATCGAAAAAACGGACTTCCGCTGCTCAGAGATCAAAACCACCTACTCCACTGGTGGGGAGAATTCATCTACACGCATTATTTTCTGGGGGCTGCTCTTTCACGCAGACTTTAACAAGCATTTTTCAGGGCGGACCTATGTCAGGCAAAAAAACATCTATGGACTGAACCTCAATATTAACCTGGATTTCCTGAAAAAGGACACTGATCCGCGGGAGGTAGAAATGGAAAATCCCGAATTTGAAGCGTATTTCAATGTGACCTCTACGGACCAGGTGGAGGCGCGCTACCTGCTCACACCGACTATTATGGAGGCCATCCTGGAACTGCACAAGCGGTTTAACCGCAAGATAAATGTGTCTTTCGTGGGTAACAGGGTTTACTGTGGGGTGGCCTTCGAGACGGAGTTGTTCGAGCCTGAGATCACTAAGTCCAATGTATCGTTTGGCCAAATTTTAATGCTGTATAATACCATTCAGCTTAATGCCCTGCTGGTGCATGAGCTAAACCTGAATACCCGTATCTGGACTAAGGTCTGA
- a CDS encoding LemA family protein: MNLISLIAIIVAVVLLLFIFMYNTLIKKRNAVDNATGGVDAQLKKRYDLIPNLVSTVQQYTTHERELIERVTALRAETKWSTMNMQEKMQLDEEISGRMHNLMAVAEGYPDLRAQENYQLLQRSLNEVEAQISASRRAYNATVTEYNDGIQVFPQNMVAGWMGLKPKQVFTATQAERQNVNVQELFNNKK, from the coding sequence ATGAACCTGATAAGCCTGATCGCCATCATAGTAGCTGTAGTATTGCTGCTGTTTATCTTTATGTATAATACGCTGATAAAAAAGCGGAATGCGGTAGATAACGCCACCGGTGGGGTGGATGCGCAACTGAAAAAGCGCTACGACCTCATCCCCAACCTGGTGAGTACGGTACAGCAGTACACAACGCATGAGCGGGAACTGATAGAAAGAGTAACGGCCCTGCGTGCGGAAACTAAGTGGTCCACCATGAACATGCAGGAAAAGATGCAGCTGGATGAGGAGATCTCCGGCCGCATGCATAACCTGATGGCGGTGGCCGAAGGCTACCCTGACCTCAGGGCGCAGGAAAACTACCAGCTCCTGCAGCGCAGCCTTAATGAGGTAGAAGCACAAATATCGGCCTCCCGGCGGGCTTATAATGCCACGGTTACCGAATATAACGACGGCATTCAGGTTTTCCCTCAAAACATGGTAGCGGGGTGGATGGGCCTGAAACCTAAGCAGGTATTTACGGCTACCCAGGCCGAAAGGCAAAATGTAAACGTGCAGGAGCTATTTAATAACAAGAAATGA
- a CDS encoding response regulator — translation MNKPMIISVALADDHALFREGLTSLIHKMQGIELVISVQNGQELIDSLPDIEADVVLLDLEMEVMDGIETTRLILQRHPHLRILILTMHDEERMISGLLEAGAHGYLVKNTEAEELEKAIREVYTKGYYVNDQSTLAMLASIRNKTRSVPTLRKQVGLTSRELEVLQLICREMNTQEIAETLFISPRTVEGHRQNLMGKLDVKNTAGLVIKAIREKIIIP, via the coding sequence ATGAATAAGCCTATGATTATATCTGTGGCACTGGCGGATGATCATGCCTTGTTCAGGGAGGGCCTTACGTCACTGATACACAAAATGCAGGGTATTGAGCTGGTCATTTCGGTGCAGAATGGCCAGGAACTGATAGACAGCTTACCTGATATTGAGGCGGATGTAGTGCTGCTGGACCTGGAGATGGAGGTAATGGATGGAATAGAGACTACACGACTAATCCTTCAACGCCACCCGCATTTGCGGATTCTTATTCTGACCATGCATGATGAGGAGCGGATGATCTCCGGCCTGCTGGAGGCAGGAGCACATGGTTACCTGGTAAAGAACACAGAGGCGGAGGAACTGGAGAAGGCTATCAGGGAGGTATACACCAAAGGCTATTATGTGAATGACCAAAGTACCCTGGCCATGCTGGCAAGTATTAGGAATAAAACCAGGTCAGTGCCTACCCTGCGAAAGCAGGTGGGTCTGACCTCGCGGGAGCTGGAGGTGCTGCAGCTTATTTGCAGGGAAATGAACACCCAGGAAATCGCCGAGACCCTCTTTATAAGTCCACGTACGGTAGAGGGGCACCGCCAGAACCTGATGGGGAAACTAGATGTAAAAAACACGGCCGGTCTTGTGATAAAAGCGATAAGGGAAAAGATCATCATACCCTGA
- a CDS encoding sensor histidine kinase — translation MDTTGPLTVLEVLLLAMLGMFTMAIFFVVFFVAYQRKLMQQHKQHNQALASHQQALLQATVQSQEKERNRIARDLHDDIGAMLSTIKLYANQAGTGDREESLVLSKKMGRLLDDTLQTVRRISYDLHPVILKNFGLQEALQSLMERIDAESDIQTTCAFAPGLPVLAYDKELAIYRIVQELVSNSLKYASPSRLWLSISCKHAAWRLTYKDDGPGYEVNPELKNTGLGLRNIETRAQLIGAKVQYLQAGGRTRAQLTMILIRHE, via the coding sequence ATGGATACGACCGGGCCCCTGACCGTACTGGAGGTATTACTCCTTGCCATGCTGGGCATGTTTACCATGGCCATATTCTTCGTGGTCTTTTTTGTGGCCTACCAGCGTAAACTCATGCAGCAGCACAAGCAACATAACCAGGCCCTTGCCAGTCACCAGCAGGCCTTACTCCAAGCCACGGTACAAAGCCAGGAGAAAGAACGTAACCGCATAGCCCGGGACCTGCACGATGACATCGGTGCGATGCTCTCTACCATAAAACTATATGCCAACCAGGCAGGCACGGGGGATAGAGAGGAGTCACTGGTCCTAAGTAAGAAAATGGGCCGGCTGCTGGATGATACTCTTCAGACGGTAAGGCGTATATCATATGATCTCCATCCTGTAATACTGAAAAATTTTGGCCTGCAGGAAGCCCTGCAGAGCCTTATGGAGCGAATAGATGCGGAAAGTGATATACAAACAACCTGTGCGTTTGCCCCCGGACTGCCGGTACTGGCGTATGATAAGGAACTGGCTATATACCGGATCGTGCAGGAACTGGTTAGCAATTCACTGAAATATGCTTCTCCCTCGAGGCTATGGCTTAGCATTAGCTGCAAGCATGCTGCGTGGCGGTTAACTTATAAAGACGATGGGCCAGGCTACGAGGTAAATCCTGAGCTGAAAAATACCGGCCTGGGGCTGCGTAATATTGAAACACGGGCCCAGCTCATAGGGGCAAAGGTGCAATACCTACAGGCCGGGGGACGAACCCGGGCACAATTAACCATGATACTGATACGACATGAATAA
- a CDS encoding SGNH/GDSL hydrolase family protein yields MRYVLLFALAFVFTLTSTLSLAQNGPERFEGEVTRFEQEDMENPPGDNIVLFTGSSSVRMYKDLAEHFPDHNVLNRGFGGSQFSDLMYYYDKLILPYDPVKVFIYEGDNDIEAGEDPAEILEEAATLRQMLEQQLPGVPVAFISAKPSVARWHLKDQYVTLNQGLKELAESTDNTEYVDVWTPMLDENGEVYTDIFVEDNLHMNEKGYEIWREALLPYMPEDAE; encoded by the coding sequence ATGCGCTACGTACTGCTCTTTGCACTGGCTTTTGTCTTTACATTAACTTCCACCCTGTCCTTGGCACAAAATGGCCCTGAGCGGTTTGAGGGAGAGGTAACCCGCTTTGAACAGGAAGACATGGAAAACCCTCCCGGTGATAACATTGTGCTATTTACCGGCAGCTCATCAGTCAGGATGTATAAAGACCTGGCAGAGCATTTTCCGGATCATAATGTACTGAACAGGGGCTTTGGCGGCTCTCAGTTCTCGGACCTCATGTACTATTACGACAAGCTCATATTACCTTATGATCCGGTAAAGGTATTTATATATGAAGGGGACAATGATATAGAAGCAGGGGAGGATCCTGCCGAAATACTGGAAGAGGCCGCCACCCTGCGTCAAATGCTGGAGCAACAGCTACCGGGTGTGCCTGTGGCGTTCATCTCTGCCAAACCCAGTGTAGCCCGCTGGCACCTGAAAGACCAGTATGTTACCCTGAACCAGGGGCTTAAAGAGCTTGCCGAAAGCACTGACAATACAGAATACGTGGATGTATGGACGCCTATGCTGGATGAAAACGGGGAGGTATATACTGACATCTTTGTGGAGGATAACCTGCACATGAACGAGAAGGGCTATGAAATATGGAGGGAGGCACTACTGCCCTATATGCCGGAAGACGCTGAATAA
- the tnpA gene encoding IS200/IS605 family transposase — protein sequence MSKYRKLSHSFYYCVYHVVWTPKYRHRILRDIVADTLENKIKTICEWKEVKVEELNIQPDHVHLVCSIPPKLSVSDFMGILKGKTAIMMFKNFKSLRRKPYWGNHFWSRGYFVSTVGIDEEKIKRYVKYQEKEDKKEDGDIDIPLFDN from the coding sequence ATGAGCAAGTATCGTAAGCTATCGCATAGCTTTTACTATTGTGTCTATCATGTAGTATGGACCCCGAAGTACCGCCACCGTATACTTCGTGATATTGTTGCAGATACGTTGGAGAATAAGATAAAGACGATATGTGAATGGAAGGAGGTCAAGGTAGAAGAGTTGAACATTCAGCCAGATCACGTTCATTTGGTATGTAGTATACCTCCGAAACTTAGTGTATCAGACTTCATGGGTATTCTCAAGGGTAAGACAGCGATCATGATGTTTAAGAACTTCAAGAGTCTTCGCAGAAAACCCTATTGGGGCAATCATTTTTGGTCACGAGGCTATTTTGTAAGTACGGTAGGCATAGATGAAGAAAAGATAAAGCGGTATGTTAAGTATCAGGAGAAGGAAGATAAGAAAGAGGATGGGGATATAGATATCCCGCTATTCGATAACTGA
- a CDS encoding aldose epimerase family protein, which yields MPEIKISTPGELKGNEVTQWTIRFPGKLEATVMNYGATLMNLKVPDREGTLRSIVLGYDRLEDYVKDNRYFGATVGRYANRIAGGKFTLNETEYTLRTNHGPNTLHGGTEGFDKKIWGLEDIESSEGACTLTFSYHSPDGEEGFPGDLQIRVIYTFTPTSMKVSYQAETKHLTVINPSHHSYFNLSGDRTSAITDHVLTLRGEHYLPVDGTGIPTNGPLRVEGTPFDFTGPKEVGERIDDPALAATKGYDHCWILKEPGTNVVSARLWHPESGRQMEVLTTEPGMQFFSGNFPPSEELYAGGRHFGRYSGLALETQHFPDSPNHPEFPSTILQPGDAFYSETTYRFSVAD from the coding sequence ATGCCTGAGATAAAGATAAGTACTCCCGGAGAACTGAAAGGAAATGAGGTAACGCAGTGGACTATCCGCTTTCCCGGAAAACTGGAGGCCACGGTAATGAACTATGGCGCCACGCTCATGAACCTGAAGGTGCCGGACCGGGAGGGAACACTCAGGAGTATAGTGCTAGGCTATGACCGGCTGGAAGACTACGTAAAGGATAACAGGTACTTTGGTGCTACGGTGGGGCGATATGCTAACCGCATTGCAGGGGGTAAATTTACCCTCAATGAGACAGAGTATACCCTGCGGACTAATCATGGTCCCAACACACTGCATGGAGGGACGGAAGGGTTTGATAAAAAGATATGGGGGCTGGAGGATATCGAATCATCTGAAGGTGCCTGCACTCTCACTTTTTCATACCACAGCCCGGATGGGGAGGAGGGCTTCCCCGGAGACCTGCAAATACGGGTAATTTACACCTTTACGCCCACATCCATGAAGGTGAGCTACCAGGCAGAAACCAAGCACCTAACGGTAATTAACCCCAGCCACCACAGCTACTTTAACCTGTCTGGAGACAGGACTTCTGCCATCACAGACCATGTGCTTACCCTCAGGGGTGAACACTATTTGCCTGTGGATGGTACGGGCATACCCACTAATGGCCCGCTGAGGGTGGAGGGTACGCCCTTTGATTTCACCGGGCCTAAAGAGGTAGGGGAGCGCATTGATGACCCGGCCCTAGCCGCTACCAAAGGCTATGACCACTGCTGGATACTAAAAGAACCGGGTACGAATGTGGTCAGCGCCCGCCTATGGCACCCGGAAAGCGGAAGGCAAATGGAGGTGCTTACTACTGAACCTGGCATGCAGTTCTTTTCAGGTAATTTTCCCCCCTCCGAAGAGCTATATGCCGGAGGACGGCACTTCGGGCGCTACTCTGGTCTGGCCCTGGAAACACAGCATTTCCCGGATTCACCTAATCACCCGGAGTTTCCCTCTACCATTCTCCAGCCAGGTGATGCCTTTTACTCAGAGACGACCTACCGGTTTTCTGTCGCGGATTAG
- a CDS encoding alpha/beta fold hydrolase has protein sequence MGYISLDDKQNGENLRLFYQDYGQGQPVILIHGWPLSHKAWEPQMQDIADAGFRAIAYDRRGFGESSKPYDAYDYSTLARDLRTLILKLDLKDCIIVGFSMGGGEVVRYFTDYGNDRIAKAVLISSIIPLVAKKDDNPDGVPEEAVNEIMEALHTDRVGFMEDFASNFFNAEKTGVSKQQLHYAWSIASHASPRATIECAKSWGGTDFRPECQNVTVPTLIIHGDTDGIVPIETAGDQAAELIPDNTYHKVSGGPHGLNLTHREELNKTLIDFLKK, from the coding sequence ATGGGATATATCTCATTAGACGATAAACAAAATGGAGAAAATCTCCGCCTTTTTTACCAGGACTACGGACAGGGACAGCCCGTCATACTCATCCACGGCTGGCCACTAAGCCATAAGGCATGGGAGCCGCAGATGCAGGATATTGCAGATGCGGGATTCAGGGCCATAGCTTATGACCGGCGCGGCTTCGGCGAATCGTCCAAACCTTACGACGCATATGATTACAGCACGCTGGCCCGTGACCTGCGCACGCTAATCCTGAAACTGGATCTGAAGGATTGCATCATAGTAGGCTTCTCCATGGGTGGGGGCGAAGTGGTTCGCTACTTTACGGATTATGGCAATGACCGCATAGCCAAAGCGGTCCTTATCTCATCTATTATACCACTGGTAGCGAAGAAGGACGACAACCCTGATGGGGTGCCTGAAGAGGCGGTAAACGAGATCATGGAAGCGCTACATACGGACAGGGTAGGCTTTATGGAAGACTTTGCCAGTAACTTTTTTAATGCCGAAAAGACGGGGGTGAGCAAGCAACAACTGCACTATGCATGGAGCATTGCCTCACATGCTTCACCACGGGCCACTATCGAGTGCGCCAAAAGCTGGGGTGGTACGGACTTTCGGCCGGAGTGTCAAAATGTAACGGTGCCTACGCTCATTATACATGGGGACACGGACGGCATTGTCCCGATAGAGACGGCGGGTGACCAGGCGGCGGAGCTAATTCCGGACAATACCTACCATAAGGTAAGCGGCGGCCCCCATGGCCTGAACCTGACCCACCGCGAGGAGCTGAATAAGACGCTGATCGATTTCCTGAAGAAGTAA
- a CDS encoding sodium-dependent bicarbonate transport family permease, with the protein MDIDLLLDNLRNPALLFFFLGILAVRFKSDLSIPANSSKFISLYLLFAIGFKGGQELAHSDLGAEIFYSLFFGIILALLVPLYTFFILKRKLGVANAGAIAAAYGSVSAVTFVTTVSFLDIRHLEFGGHMVAVMALMEAPSIIIGVLLMAWFDKESVEKPSFSNLLRHSVTNGSVFLIMGSLAIGFIASEEQAQGIKPFTTDIFKGFLAVFLLDMGITTGRRLASFMQNGWFSFVFAVIVPLVNGCTVALCSGMITESIGNRLLFAILAASASYIAVPAAMKIAAPQANPALYIPMALAITFPVNITIGIPLYMMLIT; encoded by the coding sequence ATGGATATAGACCTCTTACTTGATAATTTACGTAACCCTGCACTGCTGTTCTTCTTCCTGGGCATACTGGCGGTACGGTTTAAAAGTGATCTTTCCATACCGGCCAATTCGTCCAAATTTATCTCTCTGTACCTGCTCTTTGCCATCGGGTTTAAGGGCGGGCAGGAGCTGGCTCACAGTGACCTGGGTGCAGAGATATTCTACAGTTTATTTTTCGGAATCATACTGGCGCTGCTCGTGCCATTATATACCTTCTTCATACTTAAGCGAAAGCTCGGGGTGGCAAATGCGGGCGCCATAGCCGCGGCCTATGGTAGTGTAAGTGCTGTAACCTTTGTCACCACCGTGTCTTTCCTGGATATAAGGCACCTGGAATTTGGCGGACATATGGTGGCGGTGATGGCCCTGATGGAGGCCCCCAGCATCATCATAGGTGTGCTGCTCATGGCTTGGTTCGATAAGGAGAGTGTAGAAAAACCTTCCTTCTCTAACCTGCTGAGGCACTCGGTTACCAATGGTAGCGTGTTCCTCATAATGGGTAGCCTGGCCATCGGCTTCATTGCCAGCGAGGAGCAGGCCCAGGGAATCAAGCCTTTTACGACTGACATCTTTAAAGGGTTTCTGGCCGTATTTCTGCTGGACATGGGCATCACTACAGGGCGCAGGCTGGCCTCCTTTATGCAAAACGGCTGGTTCTCTTTTGTCTTTGCGGTGATCGTTCCGCTGGTGAATGGCTGCACCGTGGCGCTGTGCAGCGGCATGATCACGGAGAGCATAGGTAACCGCCTGCTCTTTGCCATCCTTGCGGCGAGTGCCTCATACATAGCGGTGCCTGCTGCCATGAAGATCGCAGCACCGCAAGCAAATCCGGCTCTGTACATTCCTATGGCACTGGCCATTACCTTTCCGGTCAATATCACCATAGGCATACCATTGTATATGATGCTGATCACCTGA
- a CDS encoding NADP-dependent isocitrate dehydrogenase, producing MVQKITIAKGDGIGPEIMDAVLKILKASGADLEYEEVQIGEQLYRQGNTSGIDKAAWDSIRKNKVFLKAPITTPQGGGYKSLNVTMRKSLGLYANVRPCTSFHPYVATKHPDMDVVIIRENEEDLYAGIEHRQTDEVVQCLKLITRPGCEKIIRYAFEYARLYKRQKVSCFVKDNIMKLTDGLFARVFKEIAPEYPDIQSDTWIIDIGTAMLSDKPEMFDVIVSPNLYGDVISDVAAQISGSVGMAGSANIGESCAMFEAVHGSAPPIAGQNVANPSGLLRAACLMLSQIGMPEIAEKITNAWTLTIEKGIHTADIYSEKSTQKVGTSEFADAVISHLGQVPEHLPVVHFDKNIKLTLPAYKRKPDTRKLLKGVDVFVDWKGSNPDELAEKLQRLNNGISLKMITNRGVKVWPEGFEETFCTDHWRCRYEHEDGSPATPESIPQLLQKALEHGLDIIKTENLYDFDGERGYSLGQGQ from the coding sequence ATGGTACAGAAAATCACAATCGCAAAAGGAGATGGTATTGGTCCTGAGATCATGGACGCCGTCCTTAAAATACTGAAAGCCTCCGGGGCAGACCTGGAATATGAAGAGGTACAAATAGGGGAGCAGCTCTACCGCCAGGGCAACACGAGCGGCATAGACAAAGCAGCCTGGGACAGCATTCGTAAAAATAAGGTCTTCCTGAAGGCGCCCATCACCACGCCCCAGGGTGGAGGGTATAAGAGCCTGAATGTGACCATGCGCAAGTCGCTTGGACTGTATGCTAACGTGCGCCCCTGCACCAGCTTTCATCCGTATGTGGCCACCAAGCACCCGGATATGGACGTGGTGATTATCCGTGAAAATGAGGAAGACCTGTACGCAGGCATCGAACACCGGCAGACGGACGAGGTGGTACAGTGCCTGAAGCTGATCACGCGCCCGGGCTGTGAAAAGATCATCCGCTACGCATTCGAATACGCCCGCCTGTACAAGCGTCAGAAAGTGAGCTGTTTTGTAAAGGACAATATCATGAAACTGACGGACGGCCTCTTTGCCCGGGTATTTAAGGAAATAGCCCCCGAGTACCCCGACATACAAAGTGATACATGGATCATCGATATCGGTACGGCGATGCTGAGCGACAAGCCGGAGATGTTCGACGTGATCGTGAGCCCGAACCTGTACGGCGACGTGATATCGGATGTGGCAGCACAGATAAGCGGCTCGGTAGGTATGGCAGGATCGGCCAATATCGGCGAAAGCTGCGCTATGTTTGAAGCGGTGCACGGATCAGCCCCTCCCATTGCCGGCCAGAATGTAGCTAACCCCAGCGGCTTACTCAGAGCAGCCTGCCTCATGCTCTCACAGATAGGCATGCCGGAGATAGCTGAGAAAATTACGAATGCCTGGACGCTCACGATAGAAAAAGGCATCCACACGGCTGACATCTACAGTGAAAAGAGTACGCAAAAGGTAGGAACCAGTGAGTTTGCCGATGCGGTGATCAGTCACCTGGGCCAGGTACCTGAGCACTTGCCGGTAGTTCACTTTGATAAGAACATAAAACTGACCTTACCCGCCTACAAGCGTAAACCAGACACCCGCAAGTTGCTAAAAGGGGTGGATGTATTCGTAGACTGGAAAGGAAGTAACCCTGACGAACTGGCGGAAAAACTGCAGCGCCTGAATAATGGCATAAGCCTGAAAATGATCACCAACCGTGGGGTAAAAGTATGGCCCGAAGGCTTTGAGGAGACTTTTTGTACAGACCACTGGCGCTGTCGCTACGAGCACGAAGATGGCTCGCCGGCAACACCTGAGTCTATCCCCCAACTCCTGCAAAAGGCCCTGGAGCACGGACTCGATATCATCAAAACCGAAAACCTCTATGACTTTGATGGCGAAAGGGGCTACTCTCTGGGCCAGGGTCAGTAA
- a CDS encoding LysR family transcriptional regulator, which translates to MHYTFHQLRVFLEVVKQQSITKAAEEMHMTQPALSIQLKNFQAQFDVPLTGMSGRQLFVTDFGKEIALLADKLLEDANAIEYRTKAYEGLVAGKLKISSASTGKYVMPYFLSGFMQEHRGIDLSLDVTNKSRVLESMRENEVDFALVSVLPEMLEIEEETLLDNHLYMVGASREEESDKPMIFRETGSATRKAMDEYLEKKQIRKPMELTSNEAVKQAVIAGLGYSVIPLIGIHNELMNEQLYIYERPGLPIITKWRLIWLKNKLLSPAATAYLNYVRGHKDQIISEKFGWVKKYVRETSLQP; encoded by the coding sequence ATGCATTACACATTCCATCAGCTCAGGGTCTTCCTGGAAGTAGTGAAGCAGCAGAGTATAACCAAGGCTGCAGAGGAAATGCACATGACCCAGCCGGCCCTGTCTATCCAGCTTAAAAACTTCCAGGCACAGTTTGATGTACCCCTTACCGGCATGTCCGGCAGGCAGTTATTTGTCACAGATTTCGGTAAAGAGATAGCGCTGCTGGCTGATAAATTACTGGAAGATGCCAACGCCATCGAGTACCGTACTAAGGCATACGAAGGCCTGGTTGCCGGTAAGCTCAAGATATCCTCTGCTTCTACAGGTAAGTACGTCATGCCCTATTTTCTCAGTGGCTTCATGCAAGAGCACCGTGGCATAGACCTGTCATTGGATGTGACCAATAAATCACGGGTACTTGAAAGTATGCGGGAAAATGAAGTAGACTTTGCCCTTGTGTCCGTACTCCCCGAGATGCTGGAAATTGAAGAAGAGACCCTGCTGGATAACCACCTGTACATGGTAGGCGCCAGCCGGGAAGAGGAAAGTGACAAGCCCATGATTTTTCGCGAAACAGGCTCCGCTACCCGCAAAGCAATGGATGAGTACCTGGAAAAAAAGCAGATCAGGAAGCCTATGGAGCTTACTTCTAACGAGGCCGTGAAGCAGGCGGTAATCGCAGGGCTGGGCTACAGCGTTATCCCCCTTATCGGTATCCATAATGAGCTCATGAATGAGCAACTGTACATCTACGAGCGGCCTGGCTTGCCGATTATAACCAAATGGCGACTTATCTGGTTGAAAAATAAGCTTCTATCCCCGGCCGCAACCGCCTATCTTAATTATGTAAGAGGGCATAAAGATCAGATTATCAGCGAAAAATTCGGCTGGGTAAAAAAGTACGTCAGGGAAACAAGCCTTCAGCCGTAA